ATCTCGTCAAAAGTACAATATGGCGAGCTATGAAGAGCCAGATACTGTGTGGTATGGGCTAGAGATGCTAAAAGCGGCTGCGGAGGGCAAAGGGCCGACTCCGCACCAGTACCTTCCCAATTACCTGACGAAGGAAGAGATAGAGAAGATACACGTGGCGCAAAGGGTGCTGGCAGAGCTCCTGGGATTGCACTCAAGGGTGATGTTCGAGAAGGGACGGAAGAGCGGAGTGGATATGTTCCTGGATGAGAAGAGAATGGAAGGGCTGGAGCAGGAGGTCCAGAGGATACTGCGAGGGGAGCACCTGAAGGAGATTCTGGGGGAGAAAGATAGGGAAACACACAGTACAGAAGAGGAAATAGATGAATCTGAACAAGATGAAGTAATACGATTAATGGAGGAAATAATGAAAACTAGAGGTATAGACGACCCAATTGCAGCACACTTCGCGGCAGTGAGAGAGCTGTACATGAGGAAAAAACAAAAAGAGGGCAAGAGCAAAACAGAACACTAAGCCTATATTAGCCGCCATTTAGCTAATTCCGTCTTTATATTCAAGGCGCTGCCCCTTGCAAACATAAGCTAGTGTTCTCTCATTTCCCAGATAATCGAAACGCGATTATATCTAATCGCGCTTATACACCGTAAAGCCTCACGTACGGATCGCCCTCGAACTCCGGAAACGGCCTTTCTTCCCCGTTTTCAATTAAGAGCCTGTCATCCTCCTCCGTGAAGTCGCCCAGCTCGAACGCCATAATCCCGTTTTTATGTAATTCTGCAATTAGCGAACTAGATTTTTCAGGATGGGTTATCGCTATCAGCGTTCCGGTGGAGGAGACGCTCCACGGTTCGAGACCGTAGAAGTCGAGGACCTTCCCCACGAGGGGGTCTAGGTAAAGCTTTTCCGCGCAAACCCGGAACCCAACGCCGGAGTTGTCGGCTATCTCGTGGAGGGCAGTTAAGCCGCCTTCGGTCGCGTCGTGCATGCCCCTGACGAAGGGTTTTGCCGCTAAAGCGTCTGGAACGACCGTTTCGAAGCGGTAGAGCTTCTTCAACCTTTCTATTTCCTGGAAGGACAGGAACTTCTTCAGCTCCTTCTCCCTGAAATAGGCCGCCGAAACCGCGAACTCGAGGGCTACTTTGCCGGTGACGACGATCTTATCACCCGGTCTGGCCACAGGTATCTTCAGCTCATCCTTTCTCACAAGCCCCATTGCAGTAGTGGTTGCGATAGGCTCGCTGACGGAGGGGTAAAGGCCGGTATGGCCGCCGATTATCGAGCTTCCATAGAATTTGCATTCGTCGTTCAGGGCTTTCATAGCATCCTCTAAGAACCTCTTTGAGGCTCCAAGAGGAAAGAGAAGGTCAACGACGAGCCACCTCGGCCTTGCTCCGAAAACAGCCACATCGCTCGCGGCGAAGTGGTAGGTGAAGAAGCCGAATGTCTCGGCCGGAACGCCGAGCGTTGGGTCCGTAGCGACGATTAGGTAGTGCTCATCGTCGTATTCGAGGACGGCCGAATCAAATCCCTCCCTCGGCCCGTAGACAACCTTAGCGTCTTCAACGCCGAGGTTTGGAAAGACCACCTCCCTCAAAACGTCGTTCCTCAGCTTTCCGGGTGGCAACTTCATCCTACCACTTCCAGACCGCTATGGTCACGTTGTCCCTCGTCACTTCCAATGCCCTCTCCAGCAGTTTAAACGCTATCTGACGGGCGCTTCCGGCCTTTGAAAGCTCCTCTATCTCGCCCCAGCGGACGTAGTCGTGCAGGCCGTCGGTGCTCATTACGAAGACGTCTCCGGGTCTCGCCGGCCAGCGGTAGAGGTCGACGCGGAGCGGGTTTCTCCCGCCTATTGCACTCGTTATGTAGTTCGATGCAGGATGCCCGAAGGGCTCTTCCTCTGTTATCCGGCCCTCCTCGATGAGCCTCTGCACGAGGGAGTGGTCGATGGTCCTTGCAACGGTCATGCCCTCCCGTATCAACGCGGCCCTGCTGTCGCCGGTGTTGGCTATGAAAACCCCGTTGCCCCTGATTATGGCAGAGATCAGCGTCGTTCCCATCCCTTTCCTCTCTCCAACGGCGTGCTCGACAACCTTCGAGTGGGCAAG
Above is a window of Thermococcus sp. DNA encoding:
- a CDS encoding AIR synthase family protein, which encodes MKLPPGKLRNDVLREVVFPNLGVEDAKVVYGPREGFDSAVLEYDDEHYLIVATDPTLGVPAETFGFFTYHFAASDVAVFGARPRWLVVDLLFPLGASKRFLEDAMKALNDECKFYGSSIIGGHTGLYPSVSEPIATTTAMGLVRKDELKIPVARPGDKIVVTGKVALEFAVSAAYFREKELKKFLSFQEIERLKKLYRFETVVPDALAAKPFVRGMHDATEGGLTALHEIADNSGVGFRVCAEKLYLDPLVGKVLDFYGLEPWSVSSTGTLIAITHPEKSSSLIAELHKNGIMAFELGDFTEEDDRLLIENGEERPFPEFEGDPYVRLYGV
- a CDS encoding protein phosphatase 2C domain-containing protein, giving the protein MKATCTPNFCVLTHIGARMNNEDDYAFLKLRDAYYIAVADGMGGHAAGEVASRMATETASAFILENYETGMDWLNLKFLLRLSHELAHSKVVEHAVGERKGMGTTLISAIIRGNGVFIANTGDSRAALIREGMTVARTIDHSLVQRLIEEGRITEEEPFGHPASNYITSAIGGRNPLRVDLYRWPARPGDVFVMSTDGLHDYVRWGEIEELSKAGSARQIAFKLLERALEVTRDNVTIAVWKW